The Setaria italica strain Yugu1 chromosome IX, Setaria_italica_v2.0, whole genome shotgun sequence genome has a window encoding:
- the LOC101778947 gene encoding putative glycine-rich cell wall structural protein 1 produces the protein MARGEGGGGGGGNNGGYGAGSGSAVGNGNTVGFYGGGFSGAGGSGGGGGQGGGPLNGDGSGSGSGRGIGSGNVYGPRGGSSANGGGGGGGSAGGRDGGYARGYGGASGSGSGQGGQS, from the coding sequence ATGGCTAGGGGtgaaggaggaggtggtggtggtggtaacAATGGAGGTTATGGAGCTGGTTCTGGGTCTGCTGTAGGTAATGGAAACACTGTTGGCTTCTATGGTGGTGGATTTTCAggtgctggaggtagtggcggtGGGGGTGGCCAAGGAGGCGGTCCCCTCAATGGTGATGGTTCCGGTTCAGGATCAGGAAGAGGCATAGGGTCAGGTAATGTCTATGGCCCCCGTGGTGGAAGCTCAGCGAAtggtgggggaggtggcggcggctcaGCTGGTGGTCGTGATGGTGGGTATGCTAGAGGCTATGGAGGTGCATCCGGATCTGGCTCTGGCCAGGGTGGTCAATCCTAA
- the LOC101770822 gene encoding glycine-rich cell wall structural protein 1.8: MATGKLFAVGLIVLLGIGLTNAIRVVNHATADGQGGGGGGAGGTGTSYGSGSGYGFGDAESYDGSAQSPTSNHAYASGSGEGDGVWQGHDQSASGYGAGGASGAGHGDSGNRNTGGASNANGAGGGGGSGGSYGNGSGSGGGRGVGEGEGDNYGAYGSSYANSGGSGSGSGGGHDGGFGSGSGGGSGNSGGATSGYNDGSRNGSTP; the protein is encoded by the coding sequence ATGGCTACCGGTAAGCTCTTCGCGGTTGGCCTCATTGTCCTACTAGGCATTGGATTAACCAATGCTATTAGGGTCGTGAACCACGCCACTGCTGATGGccaaggaggtggaggtggcggagcAGGCGGCACCGGAACCAGCTACGGCTCCGGCTCGGGCTACGGCTTCGGCGATGCCGAGTCCTACGACGGCAGCGCCCAGTCTCCGACCAGCAACCACGCGTACGCCAGTGGATCCGGTGAAGGCGATGGCGTCTGGCAAGGCCACGACCAGTCCGCGTCCGGCTACGGAGCTGGGGGTGCATCTGGTGCAGGCCACGGCGACTCAGGTAACCGGAACACCGGTGGGGCTTCAAATGCGAATggagccggcggaggcggcggctccggcggaaGCTACGGGAATGGCAGCGGATCTGGTGGGGGCAGGGGAGTCGGCGAAGGTGAAGGCGATAACTATGGAGCCTATGGCTCGAGCTACGCGAATAGCGGTGGCtccggaagcggaagcggagGTGGTCATGATGGTGGGTTTGGCAGCGGTTCCGGTGGCGGATCGGGGAACAGCGGTGGTGCTACATCAGGTTACAACGATGGTAGCCGCAACGGCTCAACACCTTAA